The Drechmeria coniospora strain ARSEF 6962 chromosome 02, whole genome shotgun sequence genome has a segment encoding these proteins:
- a CDS encoding ATP synthase subunit 4, which yields MASRLARSAVGASLLRPTIASRVLPALSSVATSRNASNVPAEEPKKKAQSIIDSLPGSNLLSKTAILSSAAGLSVYAISNEYYVMNEETVVAVCLLAVWGGIIKYGGPAYKEWAESQNEKIKNILNSARADHTEAVKTRIEDVKQMGGVVDITKSLFQVSRETATLEAQAFELEQQTALAAEAKAVLDSWARYEGQVKQRQQQELAASIIAKVQKELENPKALQQILQQSVADVERIVSSKAQ from the exons ATGGCTTCCCGCTTGGCGCGCAGCGCTGTCG GCGCTTCCCTTCTCCGACCTACCATCGCCAGCCGAGTCCTCCCTGCCCTGTCGTCGGTCGCCACCTCCCGAAATGCCAGCAACGTACCCGCCGAGGAGCCCAAGAAGAAGGCTCAGAGCATCATCGACTCCCTCCCGGGAAGCAACCTGCTCTCGAAAACGGCCATCCTCAGCAGCGCCGCCGGTCTCAGTGTCTACGCCATCAGCAATGAATACTATGTCATGAACGAGGAGactgtcgtcgccgtctgtCTGCTCGCTGTTTGGGGCGGCATCATCAAGTACGGTGGTCCTGCGTACAAGGAATGGGCCGAGAGCCAGAACGAGAAGATCAAGAACATTCTCAACAGTGCTCGTGCCGACCACaccgaggccgtcaagaCCCGCATCGAGGATGTCAAGCAGATGGGTGGCGTCGTCGATATTACCAAGAGCCTGTTCCAGGTTTCCAGG GAAACCGCTACCCTTGAGGCTCAGGCcttcgagctcgagcagcagaCCGCtctggccgccgaggccaaggccgtcctcgactcCTGGGCACGCTACGAAGGCCAGGTCAAGCAGCGACAGCAGCAGGAGCTGGCCGCCTCCATTATTGCCAAGGTTCAGAAGGAGCTGGAGAACCCCAAGGCCCTGCAGCAGATTCTGCAGCAGAGCGTGGCTGATGTTGAGA GGATTGTCTCCTCCAAGGCCCAATAA